The Argopecten irradians isolate NY chromosome 4, Ai_NY, whole genome shotgun sequence genome has a window encoding:
- the LOC138321054 gene encoding uncharacterized protein: MASNNDIYTYNKEDICPICLDTYRGPKLLPCRHTFCTVCLEKLVKTDDPNSNCELNCPCCRTKHRLQMRGVSGYPNNYFVRDTTSQEHSKATDGCFDPIEQHTDVLCSDDLEEDGESFKETRLIDEQQWTRPRVLRFPRDRTKTHHHCAFLCSIAFEWSQKVTCLCPISRGFCLAVTDYSNVINKIDSKYGQVVYQYHVMPSVNIHDIVVKDEGCLLLLASAVGRILSYQTRSNTYTTFISLVDFRGSHMALMSDGRLAISGVNTSGSSSIMDEFGQLLLFSNDGTLLKKIGDEYMSFQPGCISINAFENRICITDVNRNLVSVLRADGSHINDFTGRTNERKVLRSVLGAAWPRSNVTPKGLCCDAEGNILVVDEETCSIFFLDWDGFFRGFIVLEDREGEELYKPFHIAYDSMGTLWVEDRVRRRVNVYRTSQFINVLVKHTSE; this comes from the coding sequence ATGGCATCCAATAATGACATCTACACGTACAATAAAGAGGACATATGTCCTATCTGTCTGGACACCTATAGGGGACCGAAACTGCTGCCGTGTCGGCACACATTCTGTACAGTTTGCTTAGAAAAACTTGTAAAAACTGATGATCCCAATAGCAACTGTGAACTAAATTGTCCATGTTGCCGCACGAAGCATCGCTTACAAATGAGAGGAGTCTCAGGATATCCAAATAACTATTTCGTCCGCGACACAACATCACAGGAACACTCTAAAGCTACTGATGGTTGTTTTGATCCTATAGAGCAACATACGGATGTGTTGTGTTCGGATGACTTGGAGGAGGATGGAGAGAGTTTTAAGGAAACACGTTTGATAGATGAGCAACAATGGACAAGGCCAAGAGTTTTGAGGTTTCCGCGAGACCGCACCAAAACACATCACCACTGCGCGTTCTTGTGTAGCATAGCATTTGAATGGTCACAAAAAGTCACATGTCTGTGTCCGATTTCCCGAGGGTTCTGTCTGGCGGTTACTGACTATAGTAATGTTATCAATAAGATTGACTCAAAGTATGGGCAAGTTGTTTATCAATACCACGTGATGCCAAGTGTCAACATCCATGACATAGTAGTTAAAGATGAAGGATGTTTGCTTCTATTAGCAAGTGCAGTTGGCAGGATTCTTTCTTACCAAACACGATCGAATACATATACCACGTTCATCAGCTTGGTGGACTTCAGAGGCAGTCATATGGCTTTAATGTCGGATGGACGCTTGGCTATATCTGGAGTGAACACTTCCGGTTCTTCTAGCATTATGGACGAGTTTGGTCAGTTGTTACTTTTCTCTAACGATGGAACTCTCTTGAAAAAGATTGGTGACGAGTATATGTCATTCCAGCCAGGTTGCATATCAATCAATGCGTTTGAAAATAGAATTTGTATCACTGATGTCAACCGTAACTTAGTTTCTGTCTTAAGAGCTGACGGTTCGCATATTAACGATTTTACAGGAAGAACCAATGAACGAAAGGTTCTCCGATCGGTTTTAGGGGCTGCCTGGCCAAGGTCGAATGTTACTCCTAAAGGACTATGTTGTGATGCGGAAGGGAACATATTAGTCGTGGATGAAGAAACCTGTTCCATATTTTTTCTCGACTGGGACGGATTCTTTCGCGGGTTCATAGTTTTGGAGGACCGAGAGGGCGAGGAACTTTACAAGCCGTTTCACATTGCATATGATTCGATGGGCACTTTATGGGTGGAGGATAGGGTCAGAAGGAGAGTAAACGTCTATAGGACTTCACAGTTCATCAATGTATTGGTCAAACACACGTCAGAGTAG
- the LOC138321056 gene encoding D(1B) dopamine receptor-like — translation MEDETRALFGSRIPISVVAILTNATALIVVFTSTRLHTNGFIRNILSLCVSDIITAIFVIPISLIYHGNANINYGSEVCNAWSRLAYCNRALSCFILVTMCIFCLMSKLHNNGHIKLRSYKIIEMILVLSPWIFILIAYVPLFLTETNTASNTKEDFADQLCLFSNTNYHFSMTIIFLVLPPCLLLITVIVMHVMYKIMQFRREHSQIPQPETEVDGRLRMFTIGTWLVSLMTICCWIPFIIVMVLILVCRSSPSSVNQCYPSLDAIDTTYTISLVPSVLTPFCWLFIGEFRAKLLSIVSFVTQSCSCGQYVDCVNCTCQKSSTDDDINVLTMY, via the coding sequence ATGGAAGACGAAACACGCGCCCTGTTTGGGTCGCGCATTCCGATATCGGTAGTCGCCATCTTGACCAACGCCACAGCTCTCATTGTTGTCTTCACGTCGACGAGATTACACACGAACGGCTTCATTCGGAACATCCTTAGTCTGTGTGTCTCGGACATTATCACAGCAATATTCGTTATTCCAATCAGTTTGATCTACCATGGAAATGCAAACATTAATTATGGGAGCGAGGTTTGTAATGCTTGGTCAAGACTGGCTTACTGTAATAGAGCACTGTCGTGCTTCATCCTCGTTACCATGTGTATTTTCTGTCTCATGAGTAAACTTCACAATAATGGACACATAAAATTACGCTCTTACAAGATTATAGAGATGATTTTGGTCCTGAGTCCGtggattttcattttaattgcgTATGTACCATTGTTCCTCACAGAGACAAATACTGCTTCAAATACAAAAGAGGACTTTGCAGACCAATTATGCCTTTTCTCAAACACCAATTACCATTTTTCAATGACAATTATCTTTTTGGTTTTGCCGCCATGTCTACTTTTAATCACCGTTATCGTTATGCATGTCATGTACAAAATAATGCAATTCAGACGGGAACATTCACAAATCCCTCAACCGGAAACGGAAGTGGATGGACGTCTACGCATGTTTACAATTGGCACGTGGCTTGTAAGTCTGATGACGATTTGTTGCTGGATTCCATTTATAATTGTGATGGTATTGATTCTTGTTTGTCGAAGCTCACCATCATCAGTTAACCAGTGTTATCCCTCACTTGATGCGATCGACACTACTTACACCATATCCCTCGTGCCATCAGTACTGACTCCATTTTGCTGGCTATTTATAGGAGAATTCCGTGCCAAATTATTATCAATTGTGTCTTTTGTGACACAGTCATGTTCCTGTGGACAGTATGTTGATTGTGTCAACTGTACCTGTCAAAAGTCGTCAACAGATGACGACATCAATGTTTTAACGATGTACTAA